A genomic segment from Lentisphaera araneosa HTCC2155 encodes:
- a CDS encoding DMT family transporter, translated as MNYLYLAIAILAEVIATSALKSAEGFSKIGPSLLVILGYGVAFYCLSLVLRTIPVGVAYAIWSGVGIVLVSIVAYFLHNQKLDLPAVIGITLIITGVIIINVFSNSSAH; from the coding sequence ATGAACTACCTCTACCTAGCGATTGCCATCCTTGCGGAAGTTATTGCCACCAGTGCCTTAAAATCCGCGGAGGGCTTCAGTAAAATTGGGCCAAGCCTCTTGGTCATCCTAGGCTATGGGGTAGCTTTTTATTGCCTCTCTTTAGTTTTAAGAACAATTCCCGTGGGTGTTGCCTACGCGATTTGGTCGGGTGTGGGCATTGTCCTAGTCTCAATCGTTGCCTATTTCCTGCACAATCAAAAATTAGATTTGCCCGCCGTCATTGGTATTACCCTCATCATCACAGGCGTGATCATCATCAATGTTTTCTCCAACTCTTCCGCTCACTAG
- a CDS encoding serine/threonine-protein kinase — protein sequence MENDETLELTYKFNDIYDEVLEDSNDSSSAFTRPLYDELSNINTQYTQFEKLAQGGMKSIYKVFDSKLNRHVAYAKLRPQTPEEVHDPFMREARLTALLEHPNIISVYDIGVSDDDAPYFTMELKVGDNLTEYMRNSPDCHIPGQVEFQNLLESFIKVCDAISYAHSKNVLHLDLKPENIQLGQFGEVLVCDWGLGKIIGDKDIEYDQMLFNPDLLNNVTLTGKVVGTPGFMAPEQINLKHEKSFQTDIYALGSILYKIITGRDAFESEKLDEILQETLRGEVCPPKGLDLNWQVPISLSAVALKAMSLG from the coding sequence ATGGAAAACGATGAGACCTTAGAACTTACCTATAAATTTAATGATATTTATGATGAGGTTCTTGAGGATTCAAATGACTCAAGCAGCGCCTTCACTCGCCCTTTGTATGATGAGTTATCGAATATTAATACGCAATACACGCAGTTTGAAAAGCTTGCTCAAGGGGGCATGAAGTCAATCTATAAGGTGTTTGATTCTAAATTGAATCGCCATGTGGCTTATGCAAAGCTACGTCCTCAGACACCAGAAGAAGTTCATGACCCCTTTATGCGGGAAGCGCGCCTAACAGCTTTGTTAGAACATCCCAATATTATTAGTGTTTACGATATTGGGGTAAGTGATGATGATGCGCCTTATTTTACGATGGAATTAAAGGTGGGAGATAACCTTACAGAATATATGAGAAACTCCCCCGATTGTCATATCCCTGGCCAGGTCGAATTTCAGAATTTACTAGAGAGCTTTATCAAAGTTTGTGATGCAATTTCATATGCACATTCGAAAAATGTTCTGCATTTGGATTTAAAGCCTGAGAATATTCAACTGGGTCAATTTGGTGAAGTGTTAGTCTGTGACTGGGGTTTAGGAAAAATTATTGGAGATAAAGATATTGAGTACGATCAGATGCTCTTTAACCCTGATTTATTAAACAATGTGACTCTAACAGGCAAAGTAGTGGGGACGCCAGGTTTTATGGCCCCTGAGCAGATAAACTTAAAACATGAGAAAAGTTTTCAAACCGATATTTACGCTCTTGGTTCGATCCTGTATAAAATTATTACTGGCCGTGATGCTTTTGAGAGCGAGAAATTAGATGAAATTTTACAGGAAACACTACGGGGAGAGGTTTGTCCACCAAAAGGTTTAGATTTGAATTGGCAGGTGCCGATAAGCTTGAGTGCCGTAGCCTTAAAGGCAATGTCCTTGGGATAG
- the vapB gene encoding type II toxin-antitoxin system antitoxin VapB — MQTAKLFQNGRSQAVRLPKDCRFNGEDVFIKRFENMVVLLPKDNPWVSLTDSLDQFSEDFLNDRNQPQEQLREAL; from the coding sequence ATGCAAACAGCAAAACTATTTCAAAATGGTAGAAGCCAAGCAGTAAGATTACCTAAAGATTGTCGCTTTAATGGTGAGGATGTTTTTATCAAAAGATTTGAAAACATGGTAGTTTTACTTCCAAAAGATAACCCATGGGTATCATTAACAGATAGTCTTGATCAATTTTCTGAGGATTTTCTTAATGATCGTAATCAACCTCAAGAACAATTGAGAGAAGCTCTTTAA
- a CDS encoding lactoylglutathione lyase family protein: MSTYPRTFSHIGISVPDVEKAVEFYSSVMGWYQIMKPTVITEESDTPIGQMCIDVFGTGWGSFKIAHMSTGDKIGVEIFEFKNNEKPADFEYWKTSTFHFCVQDPEIEALAAKIVEHGGKQRMPIREYYPGEKPFKMVYMEDPFGLIFEIYSHSYELTYSQGAY, encoded by the coding sequence ATGAGCACATATCCAAGAACATTTTCACACATTGGCATCTCGGTTCCGGACGTAGAAAAAGCCGTCGAATTCTATAGCTCGGTCATGGGCTGGTATCAGATCATGAAACCCACAGTGATTACAGAAGAATCCGATACTCCCATAGGTCAAATGTGTATCGATGTTTTCGGTACAGGTTGGGGTTCCTTCAAGATTGCTCACATGTCAACTGGTGACAAAATTGGCGTCGAAATTTTTGAGTTTAAAAACAATGAAAAGCCTGCTGATTTTGAATACTGGAAAACCAGTACTTTTCACTTCTGTGTGCAAGACCCCGAGATCGAAGCTCTAGCGGCTAAAATCGTTGAGCATGGCGGTAAGCAACGCATGCCCATCCGCGAGTATTACCCCGGAGAAAAACCCTTCAAAATGGTTTACATGGAAGATCCCTTCGGACTGATCTTCGAAATCTATTCTCACAGCTACGAGCTCACCTATTCTCAGGGAGCCTACTAA
- the vapC gene encoding type II toxin-antitoxin system tRNA(fMet)-specific endonuclease VapC, with translation MKYMLDTNICIYIIKQKPIEVIQKLRSLDVSDVCISSISLSELENGVSKSAHPLKNKIALTQFLGPIDIYDFDDKAAEIYGSVRTHLEKNGTPIGPLDTLIGAHALSLDYTLVTNNVKEFNRIEELKIENWTH, from the coding sequence ATGAAATACATGTTAGATACAAACATTTGTATTTATATAATCAAACAAAAGCCTATTGAAGTCATTCAAAAACTACGATCATTAGATGTATCGGATGTATGTATTTCATCCATTAGTTTAAGCGAATTAGAAAATGGTGTTTCAAAAAGTGCACACCCACTTAAAAACAAAATTGCATTAACTCAATTTCTAGGTCCAATCGACATATACGACTTTGACGATAAAGCTGCTGAAATATATGGAAGTGTAAGAACTCATTTAGAAAAGAATGGAACACCTATTGGTCCTCTAGACACACTAATTGGTGCTCATGCTCTATCTTTAGATTATACATTGGTGACAAACAATGTAAAAGAGTTCAACCGAATAGAGGAATTAAAAATAGAAAACTGGACTCACTAA
- a CDS encoding IS256 family transposase yields the protein MHHSTQENSSVLLEMIQQVTENGESGMLEAMRVLLNEAMKVERSNSLEADPYERNESRLGYANGYKNKTVNTRLGAMKLNIPQVRGEIDFYPSSLEKGLRSERALMTAMAESYIQGTSTRKVTKLLEKICGLSVSKSQVSRVVTELDESLEKWRNRPLGKYSYLLVDARYEKVRVDKTVRDCALLIAYGIDESGKRSVLGTSVSLSEAEVHWRNFFLSLNARGLHGLKMITSDSHSGLKAALKTVFGSIPWQRCQFHLQQNAGAYVPKKAMRSEVAQDIRDIFNAPSKLEAERLLKLTCLKYEEKASHLSEWMESALPEGFSVFDLERSCWTKLRTTNMNERQNREILRRTRTVSIFPNEASLLRLASAILMELDETWIATKRVYLSV from the coding sequence ATGCACCACTCTACACAAGAAAACAGTAGCGTCTTATTAGAAATGATCCAACAAGTTACAGAAAACGGCGAAAGCGGAATGCTTGAAGCGATGAGAGTTTTATTAAATGAAGCGATGAAAGTGGAGAGAAGTAATTCTCTTGAAGCTGATCCATATGAACGTAATGAAAGTCGCTTGGGTTATGCTAATGGCTATAAAAATAAAACTGTAAACACTCGACTTGGAGCAATGAAGCTTAATATCCCTCAAGTCAGAGGTGAAATTGATTTTTATCCAAGTTCTTTGGAGAAAGGCTTGCGAAGTGAACGAGCTTTAATGACAGCTATGGCAGAGAGTTATATTCAGGGGACATCGACTAGAAAGGTGACTAAACTTTTAGAGAAAATATGTGGTCTATCTGTAAGTAAATCACAGGTATCCCGTGTGGTAACTGAGCTAGATGAGAGTTTAGAAAAGTGGCGCAACCGTCCTTTAGGTAAATATTCTTATCTTTTGGTGGATGCGAGATACGAGAAGGTTAGAGTAGATAAGACTGTTCGAGATTGTGCTTTACTTATTGCCTATGGAATAGATGAATCAGGAAAACGTTCAGTCCTCGGAACAAGTGTTTCTTTAAGTGAAGCGGAAGTTCATTGGAGGAACTTTTTTCTGTCATTGAATGCTCGAGGACTCCATGGCCTCAAGATGATTACCAGTGATAGTCATTCGGGCCTAAAAGCAGCGTTAAAGACTGTATTTGGTTCTATCCCATGGCAGAGATGTCAATTTCACTTACAGCAAAATGCTGGTGCTTATGTCCCTAAGAAAGCTATGCGCTCAGAAGTAGCTCAAGATATTAGAGATATCTTTAATGCACCTTCAAAGCTTGAGGCTGAAAGGCTTTTAAAGCTTACTTGCTTAAAGTATGAAGAAAAGGCTTCACATTTATCTGAATGGATGGAATCTGCACTTCCTGAAGGCTTTTCTGTATTCGATCTCGAGCGTTCTTGTTGGACAAAACTGAGAACGACCAATATGAATGAAAGACAGAATCGAGAAATTCTCAGGCGAACTAGAACCGTATCTATATTCCCAAATGAAGCTTCACTTCTTAGATTAGCATCCGCTATTCTTATGGAATTAGATGAAACCTGGATAGCTACAAAAAGAGTTTATCTATCTGTTTAA
- a CDS encoding RNA polymerase sigma factor encodes MSEDNYLTRQTLLIRAQSGNDQDAWEEFIKFYKAFIYHILKKMNVKSKDDMDDLVQDVLLKLWKGLKSYDKSKSKFRTWLSLITKNTVISFFRKKSVRPDLVGVEAVELENKFTTCSESELEEIFENEWRAYLCSIAYENIQKLFTGNSRGV; translated from the coding sequence ATGAGCGAAGATAACTACCTAACGCGACAGACTCTTCTCATTCGTGCCCAATCAGGGAATGATCAGGATGCTTGGGAAGAATTTATTAAATTCTACAAAGCTTTTATTTACCACATTCTGAAGAAGATGAATGTGAAGAGTAAGGACGACATGGATGACTTGGTTCAGGACGTACTTCTCAAGCTCTGGAAAGGGCTTAAGTCTTATGATAAATCAAAAAGTAAGTTCAGAACTTGGCTCAGCTTAATTACTAAAAACACCGTGATCAGTTTTTTTCGCAAAAAGTCAGTGCGCCCCGATTTAGTGGGTGTTGAAGCAGTCGAATTGGAGAATAAATTTACCACTTGCTCAGAATCGGAACTCGAGGAAATTTTTGAAAATGAATGGCGTGCTTATCTTTGTTCGATAGCCTATGAAAACATTCAAAAACTTTTCACCGGAAATTCTAGAGGTGTTTAG